A stretch of the Rhodothermales bacterium genome encodes the following:
- the map gene encoding type I methionyl aminopeptidase yields the protein MIHYKSNSELEKLRASADLVGRTLAEVATRVAPGVSTNTLDKIAETFIRDHGASPAFKGYRVGHLVFPGSLCTSVNDTVVHGIPNDKLLTEGDIVTLDCGVLLDGFYGDSAYTFAVGEISDDKRALCSTTYESLYAGIDQCVPGRRLGDIGFAVQSLCEARGYGVVKDLVGHGIGRSLHEDPQVPNFGRAGNGRKLKAGLVICIEPMINMGDAAVSTDADGWTIRTIDNQPSAHYEHMVAVTDGGPEVLTTFQYIEDVLTTLPYEPCTDAAVR from the coding sequence ATGATCCACTACAAGAGCAATAGCGAATTGGAGAAACTCCGCGCATCGGCCGACCTGGTAGGTCGTACGCTGGCGGAAGTCGCCACGCGTGTTGCTCCGGGTGTATCCACCAATACGTTGGACAAGATCGCGGAGACATTCATCCGGGATCATGGCGCGTCGCCGGCCTTCAAGGGCTACCGCGTAGGACACCTCGTATTTCCCGGCTCCCTGTGCACGTCCGTCAACGACACCGTGGTTCATGGCATTCCCAACGACAAACTCCTCACTGAAGGAGATATCGTGACCCTGGATTGCGGCGTGCTTCTGGATGGTTTCTACGGGGACTCCGCCTACACCTTTGCCGTCGGAGAGATTTCCGATGACAAGCGTGCGCTCTGCTCGACGACCTATGAGTCGCTGTATGCTGGCATTGATCAGTGCGTGCCGGGGCGCCGTCTTGGTGACATCGGGTTTGCGGTGCAGTCGCTTTGCGAGGCGCGCGGATACGGCGTCGTTAAGGACCTGGTGGGCCACGGCATAGGTCGCAGTCTGCACGAGGATCCCCAGGTACCCAATTTTGGCCGGGCAGGAAACGGGCGGAAACTGAAAGCCGGTCTGGTAATTTGTATTGAACCCATGATCAACATGGGCGATGCGGCGGTGTCCACGGATGCCGACGGATGGACCATCCGCACGATCGACAACCAGCCATCGGCTCATTATGAGCATATGGTTGCTGTGACGGACGGCGGTCCCGAAGTGCTTACGACATTCCAGTACATCGAGGATGTCCTGACCACATTACCC